DNA sequence from the Hippoglossus stenolepis isolate QCI-W04-F060 chromosome 17, HSTE1.2, whole genome shotgun sequence genome:
CACGTCCCCAGACAGGAACTGAGCGAGGTcggtacaaaaaaaaaagagaaaatctgcaATTAAATTCTCTTTTAAGACAACAAATGAGGTAAATCCATGTCTGAGAAACCAGCCTGTGGTCAGAGAGCAGTTGTGTGTTGCAAGTGGACAATGTTtggcttttaaaaaattgtaaagAAGAGCAGGTGAACTGTACGGCTTTAATTCGTCTGTATAGTTTTTGGGAATTTTGTTTTGATAGAAGTGTAATATATCACAATACAATATTTTTGAGGAGcttacttttaataaaaaacaataaaagatatATTGAGCTTTGGGTGTTTTAAGCCAAAAATTTCACTGCTTtttcaaaatcattttaaattgattgCTTCAGTTTATTTGACCATTtgcccccaaaaaaagaaatatgaaggCCTCAGCTTGagctctggaaaatgtttgatAGAATAAAGATGAATCGTTGATGAAAATATTCAACTATTGACTGAAACCCCAAAGTTGTGCATAATTGTACTAAAAGATTTCAGTACTAaacatttacactttttaaacaaaatgattATTGATCCCAATAACATAGAAAAATTCAAAATGCTTCTGCGTTCTATTAACTCTCCTGCATATTTTCTTACTTATCGTAAGAAAAACTAAGTTTCTACCACAGTTCAAGATTTTAGCAGATGATTTCTTTCCCTGTTTCACATTCAAATGGACAACACACATTAGATATTCTACATACTCAGGATGTTCTGGGGGGCtatgaaaaaaaatcaccataaaaaaaacctgtttatACAACATAATTTGCAAATGTCCATGTACTCTGGAGGTTGATGAATGTGAAAAGAGCATAGCTGGAGGAAGGTGTGGGATGCAGGAAAGAAACTGCTATTGCTTCAGTTTCTGAGCACTCCTGAGAACGTGGCATTAGTAAATCCTGCACTCATGAAACCATATTCATCACCGTGAGGCATGAAAATAACGATACAGTTGCAACTTATGACAAgacatgaatataaatgttatCCTCCGCAACATATACAACCTTGACTGAAAAACACGATCCTAATCCTATAGGTCCccctgtgtgcatgtatatTGTATTAGTGTACATGTTGATGTcattctcacactcacacacagtctgtgCGCTGTTGTCTACTGGGCCTGGTTGTTCTCCCCTAGGAcgcccactcctcctcctcctgctcgaTCCCTATCCTCCATTCGGTGTGTCCCACATTCCCTTCCCTGCCGCACtaattgttttttgtaattattttcacCCTTCTGCTATTGTGACAGGCAGCGGCTGCACTACTCTTAACAAATTAGTGCAAGAGATGCAGCGAGCAGATTCAAGGAGCAGAGACATCTTAGGGAAGAGTGTGTTACttctaaaaaacaaatacaatggCGGAAAAGAAGCACTAAAAAACTATGTTGGGACATAATTATCACTATAAgtgtattttcttgattaatccATTAATTGTTTTGTGACTAAAATACCAATGaaaattttaaattattaagaTAAAAAGTTTTCTGAAGCACAAGACAAAGGCATGAAGGAAATATTAACTTTACTGCCACATGAGTGATGTGGTAAGTGATGGAGGACTGATGAGCCATGCATCGAAATATATCTAATCcttaaagataaaaatgttcaggGATCTCATAAATTCTCTTAACAAtacttattttgttttatacacaGTATTAATATGCATCCATTCATGGGCTATCACACTCATCCACTGATggctgcaggaggcaggatacACCCTGGACAGTTCACCAGTCTATCACTCGGCTGACAAATGGAGGtaaaacaaccattcacactcacaattACACTTTTGAACAATTcaacatacatacaaatatatcatCTGGTTAAATCAAAGCGTAAATAAGTAATAGGAAAAGAAATTGCACCTTCACATGTCTTGTTTGGATACATTTTGGTAATCCGAGTACTAAAGGTCGAAACCCGGGTATTTTGAAAATATACCCAGGGGAGCTGTGCCGTTGGGGGGGGGCACAGGCTCAGGTGTTGTCCTGAAGTCTCAAAGGGAGGAACCTTTGTCACCACTCACAACAAGCTGACAAATGTACCTGCCGCTGTCAAAATGCATCTGCTGGTTCAGTTTCGATGTCTCACGCTGATAAGGACACAAACGCAGGTGTAATTGCAGGTGAGACTTGATTCCCACCTGAAACTGAGACAACTGCTCCTCTATAACTAGCATGACGGTGTCACAACATGCAGACAAGCAAggactctgctgtgttttcattttccagttttgGTCACAACTAATTTTAAGCAGAAATGTGAACACATTGCTGGTATCCATGTGCCGATTGTACCTGCAATTTGAATTGAGAATTACATTTAAGTTATGGAAATTAGTCTTATTGCTACAGGAGTTGAATTAAATGAggtttaaaaagacaaatttgaAACAAACAGGAGGTCTGAGAACACATAGTAACACCAACTGCAGCAGATGGTGCAACTATACAAGACGAATTTACATCTGTGGAGACACCACAAGGCTGTTCAGcttgttttgtgtgaaaaacaattTACAGTCGTATTTTCAAAAGACAACTGTTGATTTCAGTATGAAACATTATATTTTGCTAGTTAACATGTTAAATTATATTGTCTCTGAAAATTGTGAGTAACTGGTTATTATACAAGTTTAATATGAACACATCTGATTATGTTTGTGATGCTGTTCAAATTCTACAACGCATAAATTACTACGCCCTGCTGCCATGGTACCAGGGAACTAGGGATTTTCAATGTGACACTGAAAATATCAAGAAGTTGATTATATTCAGCTTCTAAAACTTTGGATTATTTAAATGTCCTTTAACTATATTACTGGCAGTaacatataaatgtgtttttcaaattttgCAAAATCACAGTGAAGAGTGATCACTGTTCCCATAAAGCTGGTTTGCAGCTCAGGAAAAGTTTAGATTTTCCTCTAGATGACACTGCGAAGAAAGTCCAAAGTGGTTTTGAAGGACACATAGGAATATCTCTTCAGTTTTAGGCTGTTAACTCTTCAAAGACAATTGCTAATGGATTGTTTTTTGAATTCATTGTGGTAGTTACCCTGCTCCGGAGATAGTCTGCAAGGTTCTTTCGTGTGAAgttcgctgctgctgctggactgagTTCATAACCTAAGAAATAGAaatgaggggggaaaaaaatggcaTCAGACACAAGTTTTGAGTTTGTCCTCTGTTTTATTCTTGTCACAatattatatatctatattaaTGACCAGGACAGGGCACTGAAAGTTAGCATCACTGGATTGATTTGTTATTTACTTCAGCAAATCTCTTATTTCAATCAAAACCTTATACTTCAGACAACTTTTGAATCTGCACAAGTTGATAAAGATAACTTCTCATTTAAACATGATCAAACGTGTATAGTTTGTGCACTGGCAGCAAACATTGGGTCAAGTGTAAATATCAAAAGATGCCCAAACATGGAGTACTTCTTACCATTCCTCATTTTGTAGAGCTGGACGTTCTTCTGGATGTACTCTGCAAACTGCACAGTGTCTCCTGCCTCCCCgacacacaggagcagaatcTTCTCGCTGAGCTTGAACATCTTGTCGTAGtctggaaaaacacagagaacattaaaaaaaacaggttaaTATCTGCAGGAATTAGAATGAACATGGACTTGATAAACTAAGTTTCAATGGACGTTGATGCAGCGAtgactttcactttcactgttgAGCGCCTGATTGAAAAACttgcattttacaaaacaaaaaacacaactacTTGTTTAGAGGTTTTACATTTAATGGAGCAATTACAGGAAGAAAGGAAATGCCAAACTTTTCAACAAGAATAACACGATACAGATTATTTGCTACTTAACCTAGCTCCGGTTAGCCTCGTTAGCTCCCGTCACATTCACAATACGCTGTTTAAATGGCAATGTGAGCATTTAGGCTAACTCACACAACGGTGCGACATACTTAGATACATATTTAGGATATTTGTGAAATGCATAAAATGAGAATGTGGCCGTAAGTGTGTTAAATCAGCTACAGCAGCCGGTTGAGTggctaatgctaagctaacgcATTGTCATACCGTGTTTCATCTTAATGATGCTGCTCGCTGCGACGTTGTCGGAGGCGACGAGCACAAAATCCGGCCCCGTGATCCCGAGTAAATATTCCATGGTGGATATTTAGCTGCGAGTTGGAATaaaagtgtgaaaataaatgtgtggtaGCGTCTCCTGCTCGCGTGTGTACAGATTACACAGCAAAAGTTTGAGACAGCTGTCGCGCGTTGCTTACGTCACCGGAAAGCACGTCACTTCTTCGCGACCGAGGCGGGCGATTTGAGCGGATCCGCCACGATCCCACCCGGACACCGACGGTTTCTGCTGCGGTATAAACACGCTCGAACCCCGGCTGTGCTCCCCGGTGAAGGTCGGTATGAAGGGCGGGACACCTCGCAGCGTCATGTCGGAGTCCAACAAGCCGAGCGACCCGCTGAGGAGACGCTCGCCGCGGTTGagttctcctcttcctcctcttcaggcTAACTtgaaaacagacaataaaatgGCGGCCGCGTCTTTCGCCGTCAAACGCTCCATCACAGTGAGGAAGATCGCTCCCAGGAAAACCACCGCGCCGTCGGAGCACAACAAGGAGAACACGCCGAGGCCGTCTGCGGACAACCAGCAGAAGGTGTCCACCCCGGGTCCCGCCCCGGACCACGGCAGCTCCTCCTCGGCtaagaagaagacgaagaaggcCACTCTGCCCTCGCCgatcctccctccatccccgcCGCCCTCCCGGCCCCAGGAGTCGGACCCAGACGCCGCGGTGTGGTCCCAGAAAGTGCGCCGGTCCTACAGCCGCCTCGGCGACC
Encoded proteins:
- the cdca5 gene encoding sororin; translation: MKGGTPRSVMSESNKPSDPLRRRSPRLSSPLPPLQANLKTDNKMAAASFAVKRSITVRKIAPRKTTAPSEHNKENTPRPSADNQQKVSTPGPAPDHGSSSSAKKKTKKATLPSPILPPSPPPSRPQESDPDAAVWSQKVRRSYSRLGDRSLNSPDPRETLFGFEKLTTPEVGPRVRSCKPGLEASGSVTGLSSFTSLLLLEADDAGQPEPDPNIPGVTLVKEKRRRRKAPPHIAPVELEALAAEMNAVFEEAEEFELVVE